The proteins below are encoded in one region of Triticum aestivum cultivar Chinese Spring chromosome 1B, IWGSC CS RefSeq v2.1, whole genome shotgun sequence:
- the LOC123111206 gene encoding uncharacterized protein — MEWSFLCSRCHGSCARQGPSSSSTRKSRSIRRIKETSTGRSIVRRRYYGTRRRYYGSSSSMEPEEGTTEKVLRIFLCRAGNFYYPPEWSLKKGGLNKFHGQHALRELARKLDQGMLIISEEQDCQHC, encoded by the exons ATGGAGTGGAGCTTCCTCTGCTCGAGATGCCATGGATCTTGTGCTCGTCAAGGTCCTTCTTCCTCCAGCACAAGGAAAAGCAGAAGCATCCGCCGCATCAAG GAAACTTCGACAGGGAGATCCATAGTACGGAGAAGGTACTACGGAACCCGAAGAAGGTACTACGGATCCTCTTCATCTATGGAGCCCGAAGAAGGTACTACTGAGAAGGTACTACGGATCTTCCTCTGCAGGGCCGGCAACTTCTACTACCCGCCCGAATGGAGCCTGAAGAAG GGTGGGCTGAACAAGTTCCATGGCCAACATGCCCTCAGGGAGCTGGCGAGGAAGCTGGACCAGGGCATGCTGATCATAAG CGAGGAACAGGATTGTCAACACTGTTGA